The DNA region CGCCTTGTTCTTCCGGTTCTTCGTCCGCCCCATGACAGGCCCCTTGCTGCCCGGGAGATCGCCGACCCGTACGGCCGACGGGCATCTCTCCACGTGCTGTCAACGACGGAGCGTGATGAAGAGCAGTGGATGTGCCCATATCATCGCTGCTTCGTGTGATTGTCGAGCATTCGGGCGCCACAGGGACAGCGTTCCGTTACCCGTTGCCCAGACCGTAGTCAGGTCTCAGTATTCCGGGCATTTCTGCCCGGAAGGTCCGCCTCGTCACCAGAGCGTGAGGGCTTCGGTTTGAGTACGGTCTCTAGTTTCTGTCTGCCGCTGCTGCGGCAGGGTTGCGCCACCTGCCCGCCCCGCCTCCGTCATACGACGGGGGCAGGTGGCGCGGGTCTTACGGTCGGCTCCGCGAGGCTTCGACACCCGCTTGGGGGTGCCCCGGTCTCCGGCCACTGCGGTACCGGTCGAGCATGCCGCCGCGAGAGCGGCGAGGTTGAGCGCGGCGTTGTCGTCCCGGTCGATGACCAGGCCGCAGGCGTCGCATGCGTAGGTCCGGATGTGCAGCGGCAGCTTGGCTTTCACCGCGCCGCACCCGGAACAGGTCTTGGAGGAGGGGTACCAACGGTCGGCGACTACGAGGCGGGTGGCGTGGCGCTGGCGGGTCTTGTAGTCGAGCTGGCGGCGGATCTCCCCGAATCCGGCGTCGGTAATCCGGCGGGCCAGCCGCCGGTTGCGGAGCATCCCGGCGGCGTTGAGGTCCTCGACCACGACGGTGCCGTACTCGGCGGCAACGCTCGTGGTGAGTTGTGCAGGGCGTCTTCGCGGAGGTTCGCCACCCGGTGGTGCACGCGGTTGCGTGCAGCGTTGGCTTTCTCCCGCTGCTTCGACGGCTTGCGTCCGGTGCGCCGGTCCGGGCCCTGACGGCGGGACACGGTCCGGGAGGCGCGGCGCAACTGCTTGCGCGCGGCGTCGTAGTGCCCGGGATTCGCGACGGTTCGGATCTCGCCCGTGCTGTCGGCCGTCACCGCGAGGGTCTTCACGCCGAGGTCGATACCGACCGCTGTGTCCGGGCGCGCCACGCGTTCGAGGTCGCGCTTGACCTCCGCTTGGAAGGAGACGAACCAGCGTCCCCGCTCGTGGCGGACGGTCGCGGACAGGATGCGGGCCGTCCCGTCCTTGACGCGGGCCAGGAGTTTGACGGTGGGCTCGTGGGTGCGGATCGTGCCTAGTCGGGGCAGCGTTACGTGCCGGCCGCCGGACTCGACACGGATCGTGCCGGTGGTGAACCGGCAGGCAAGGCGCGTCTTGCGCTTCGACTTGAACCGGGGCGCACCTACCCGCTTGCCCTTGCGCTGCCCGCGCTTGGACTTGCTGTAGTTGTCGAACGCGGCAGCGGCGTTGGCCAGCCCGGTGGAGTACGCCTCCTTGGAGTTCTCCTCCCACCAGGCGGCGAACCTCGCATCGGTGTGCTTGGCGGCGTTGAACGCCTTCCGCAGCGACGGCAGCGACCACGGCCGCCACTCGGTCAGCTCCGCCTCGAAAACGCCGTACGTCTCCTCGGCCTTGCGCTGCCACCACGACGCCTCGACCCAGCCGACAGCCCAGTTGTAGGCGGCACGCGCGGCACCGCAGTGCGAACGCAGCGCGCTCTCCTGGGCGGCGTTCGGGTCCAGGGCGAACCGGAACGCCTGCACCACGAACCCGGGCTGAGGCTGGAACTTCTTCACTGGTCCTCGCCGGTCGCCACGGCCACCGCGCGGGCGACGCGGTTCTTCGCCGCCCGCCGCCCGTACAGGCGCGCGCACATCGACGTGAGCACCTCGGTGATGTCCCGCACCAGGTCGTCAGCCGTCTCGGTCGGCTCGAGAACGACCAGGCGCCGCCCGGACGCCGACAGCACGGCTTCGAGGTGCTCGACACCGCACCGGGCCAGCCGGTCACGGTGCTCGACCACGATCACCGCCGCCTGCGGGTCGGACAGCACCCGGTGCAGCTTGCGGCGCCGGCCGTTCAACCCGGAGCCGACCTCGGCGACGACCTCGGCGACAGCCAGGCCCAGCCCGTTCGCACCGGACACGACCCGGGCGGCCTGCCGCTCAAGGTCGGCCTTCTGGTCAGGGGACGACACGCGGCAGTACGCCACCACCCGCCCGGACGGCTGGACGGCGACCTGGTCGACCAGCCACGTCCCGGACGGCGCCTGGCGGACCGGGACGGGCATCTTCCCGTCCTTCACCCACCGCCAGGCGGTCTGGTAACTCACCCCCTGCTCACGGGCCCACTCCGCAAGCTTCACGAGACCAAAGTACGCAAGACACACGACCAGAGATGACTATGAATGACTAGAAAATCTGCAGCAGCTCTCACCCATCCTGTTCGGGCATCGCAGCGGCGGGCAGCAATGGAACGTCTGCCTGGCGATGACTGCGCGTCAACCTCTGCATGCGCCTGGTCTTGCCAACCGGCACGTACCGTGCGATCGACATAGTTCGTTACCGTGTACGGGTCATCCTGCTGCCCACCCGCCGCAACACTGCTAGAAGAGATTGCCAATCCGCTTGAGATGCGATAAGCGCACCATCGCCGCGAGCCGCGAGCCGCGAGCCGCGAGCCGCGAGCCGCGAGCCGCGAGCCGCGAGCCGCGAGCCGCGAGCCGCGAGCCGCGAGCCGCGAGCCGCGAGCCGCGAGCCG from Streptomyces sp. NBC_00258 includes:
- a CDS encoding zinc ribbon domain-containing protein, producing MLRNRRLARRITDAGFGEIRRQLDYKTRQRHATRLVVADRWYPSSKTCSGCGAVKAKLPLHIRTYACDACGLVIDRDDNAALNLAALAAACSTGTAVAGDRGTPKRVSKPRGADRKTRATCPRRMTEAGRAGGATLPQQRQTETRDRTQTEALTLW
- a CDS encoding IS607 family transposase, which translates into the protein MKLAEWAREQGVSYQTAWRWVKDGKMPVPVRQAPSGTWLVDQVAVQPSGRVVAYCRVSSPDQKADLERQAARVVSGANGLGLAVAEVVAEVGSGLNGRRRKLHRVLSDPQAAVIVVEHRDRLARCGVEHLEAVLSASGRRLVVLEPTETADDLVRDITEVLTSMCARLYGRRAAKNRVARAVAVATGEDQ
- a CDS encoding RNA-guided endonuclease TnpB family protein — translated: MKKFQPQPGFVVQAFRFALDPNAAQESALRSHCGAARAAYNWAVGWVEASWWQRKAEETYGVFEAELTEWRPWSLPSLRKAFNAAKHTDARFAAWWEENSKEAYSTGLANAAAAFDNYSKSKRGQRKGKRVGAPRFKSKRKTRLACRFTTGTIRVESGGRHVTLPRLGTIRTHEPTVKLLARVKDGTARILSATVRHERGRWFVSFQAEVKRDLERVARPDTAVGIDLGVKTLAVTADSTGEIRTVANPGHYDAARKQLRRASRTVSRRQGPDRRTGRKPSKQREKANAARNRVHHRVANLREDALHNSPRALPPSTAPSWSRTSTPPGCSATGGWPAGLPTPDSGRSAASSTTRPASATPPAS